TGCTCAGTTTAGTTTTAAtttttatcttcttcgtcataACTGCCCCAATTAAATCTTTTCCCTCGACTAGGTCATCATCGTTCGAttccatttcttcctttgattTTGCTTCTGTTGAGACGGGATCCACTATCTCATTCAGCTGTCGACTTAGGATAATCTTAGCCCTCTTTTGCATTTCTAAGCTACTTAGAATGACGGCTTCCTTGAGCTCCGGTTTGAAATCTTTCCCCATTAAATCATTGAGAGCGACAATACCAGTAGCAGGTCCATACCCGACGTCTAATATTCTCTTTGGATTGAATTTTTCCCACCCAACCCGTTTTCTCAGTTCGGCCAAACTTTGATAGATGGAACCATAGTTTTGCACAAACACTGAAGCTATATGTGCGTCGACTTCCATCTCCGTCTTGGCGGGTTTATGCAGCTTCCGACGGTACAAGTCCACAAAATAGTTGGCAGCTGATCTTCTAACATTACTGGGTATCTGCAGAGACAGTATATTGTTTGAGATCGCTTGTTTGACTATGGGATTCAAATCGATTTGATCTCTGAATGTTCTGGCTTGTAAAGTCTCTGGAAGCAGCCTCGCTTCATGAGCATTCCTACCGTGTAGAGGAGCACCCGATTTACGTCTATAAGGCGATTGCAACTGCTGGGACATCAACTCAGTACGATCAATGACATTAGCAGTatcatcattttcttcgagaacaaCGCCAAAAGATCGCTGCGACGTTGACTGAGGCTGTAAATCAATatcaacatcatcaaatTTGCCTTTATGGAGTTTGGAACTGAAGCGAATAGTATTAACACATCTGATTCTCGTAGCTTTCAGCATGTATCGCGGTTCTTTGGCTCAGCTCAACTACCACTTCTTCTCATAGCTTCATCGCTAAAGGAATCTTTATATCGAAATTTTTTACCAAGACAAAGGCGTAAGCCAGCTAAAGATGAAGGGCAAGTCACTTAATGGTACAAAGCGGCCTCGAGATGTTCAGCAATTCGGTACTTCTGGCGCTCATACTGGTGCTGTTAACTTCGTCGTTCTTGTTGATTCTCCAGCGGAACACCGGCAAACTAATTTGGAATGCGAAGAGTGGTAGCAAGAATAGGCAACCAACTTTCATCATAGCCGGCCCTTCAGGCAGCGGGAAGAGCTGCCTGTATAACCTGATGACTACAGGGAAACTGAAAACCACCGTTACTTCCCAGGAAACCAGTGTTGCCAGCGGTTTCAAGCTGTCTGAGTCGGTCAAGGTGAGACTGATGGCGTTTCCTGGCCATTTAAAGCTGCGTGGCAAGCtgttcgatgaaatcaGGGATTCAACTAACATCAAGGGCTTGGTATTTGTAATTGACGCGACGGTGGATCCTAAACAACTTACCAAGACGGCAGagtttcttttccagattttACAGTTGACTGAACGTCGAAAAGACGGCGTAGACATCCTGCTCGCTTGTAACAAGTCAGAAATGTTCACAGCGAGGCCAGCACTAAAGATTAGAGAAGTCCTCGagcaagagatcgaaaaaaTAATCATTAGGAAACAAAAATCCCTGGAAACAGTAACTGGCCCTATTGCGGGTCATCATCAATCGAATGAGAACCACGAAATAGGACAGGAAGATGCTGTAGATTTCGCGACAGGTAATGGCTTCTCTTTTGACGTTTTAGAAGGCAACGTTGACGCTTTCGAAGGAAGCGTCTTGAAGAGGGACATCGAAAAATGGGAATGTTGGATGGAGGAAAGAGCTGTAAATTAGATAATATGATGCTTATAATTAAAACGTTACGTACTATACTCTTTACTATCCAAGAGAAGCATCATTCCCAGGAAGCTTCCCACTATCGTGAAGCCAATAATCAGAAGTGCAATGGGTAGAAAAACCGCGTATATGCTCGGCAGTGGAAAAGCCCTGAGCTTGCCATCCAACTCGAGGACGGGCAACAAGAGCCATATCGCGTAATATATCAGCAGTGCAGTCAGCAGCAGGAAGCGATTCATCGGCGAAGAACCGTCCGATTTTCTCGTTACGTGTCAACTCATCGCATTATCTTTTGTTGGCAAGACGTGCACTTCATCTCCGAGCGCGAACGACTAGAAAAGAAGCCTTTCTGGGTGGAAATTTATCGATAGTAAAAGAAGCAAATAACTTCAGAGAAGAGTATATGCGTATATGGTCGGTGGAGTGAATAAGATCACAAAATAGATTATGTTTTGCAATTAAAAAATCCCAATAAAAAGTAGCTCGCGTGGCGTAATGGCAACGCGTCTGACTTCTaatcagaagattgtggGTTCGACCCCCACCGTGAGTGCTTTCCGTTTCCCAATCCGCGATAGTTTAATGGTTAGAATGGGCGCTTGTCGCGTGCCAGATCGGGGTTCAATTCCCCGTCGCGGAGTTTTTTTTCCCATCACTTTTCGAGCTCTCGAAATAAAACAGAGTTGCCTCTCGAATGCCCACTTCGAATAGCTTCCTGCAACGTTCCGCCATATCCCATTGAAGTGCTTAGAGTATACTATCTATGAGCATCTACTATACTTAGTTCTATCAAAGCCGGGTAACTGAAGCTTGTTAATATTTTGACATAACATAGCGCTGGAGTACTAAGACTATTTTATATCATAACAATCGATTGGCTAACCCATCAGCTAGGGCCATTGTAGTGTTTCATTCACTATAATTTGTTGGGTTCAACCGGTGCGATGAATTGGTCGTCTGCGAAGTTTGAATCGCTTTATAATGGCATCGAAAGCGCCGAATTAGATCGTAAGTTGTTCGATGAAATTCTACCAGACTTACAGGACTTAAATCTTAATCATGATAAGTGCaaaaactcttcaagtCGAAGTCAATTAGAAAAGGGCGAGGTAACTTTTTCTGACGGTAGTACTTATAAAATCAATCAAGAATTTATGATCGCTGCTATTGCAGTATCCGATGAGCTGAATTTGGATGAAATAGTCGTATGTGAAATGATGATTAATGATACGGGTGCTAGAAGCTCAGAAACTGGCGAAGAGCTTTCTTTAATTAACAGGGCAAAGGTAAATTACTTCATGAGAAGACAGTTCATTTTACAACTAACGGCTTTTCTGATAAATTGCGTGGAAGAGGACAATCCCATTTATGTGGATCTGCTGGCCAATGGCAAGCTAGTTGTCAACGTGTTAAAGGCTTTCCGGTTTATTCATTCTCAATTGGCGGAcatcaagcaattgatCAGTAAGGCAAGAATCCTCGATAATTACCATGCATTGGAAAAGCGTAATGTGAAGTTCAAACGAgattttctcttgaaagaatATGACATCCTCGGTCAGATTCTTTGCGGACTCATGGTCAAAGGCGATTTTTTGTCGAGAGAGCACCTCATGAATCTAATAAATCATGTATGTGAGATGCACTCAAAtgacttcttcatcgtATATTATCTTCCTGCCATATTTTGCGCCTTTGGAAATTTGGATAAACTTCCGGATAAGGATGTTAGGTCAATCCATGACCAGTTTATAAAGGACTTAAGGTCTGAGGAGATTTACACTAACCCTATCAAGGTTTCTTTGATATTCGTTTTTCTATCCTACTTTATTGGTTGGTGTAAATCGGATCCTTCAGAAAGAGCCAACACCATGGATTTCACTGTGGCCGTGGATGAGCCGATGACCAGAGCGGTTGAGTATGGCGCTATGGaactgctgctgatctTTGCAGCGGAAACTTCTATGGTAGAAAAGGATGCAAGTTTTGGGCTTTATTACGATGTACGATCATTACTAGAGAGACATCTCCCAAGACTCATACCTATCCAGCTTTTGGACAGCGACACGACCattcaacagcagcaatCACAGCTTCATAATAATCCGTCTGATTCAACATATACTGCGCCCAATAGTCACGACACCAAGGACAGAGCATTCGAATGTATTAGCCTTTCGGAAGGAACCGAATCCTTTTTTTTGACCATGTTTCACGATGTACTCAGGTCGATAATAGCGGACTGTGCTTTCCTTCTTACGAAGATAAAAGATGCCGAAGAAGACTCACTTTTATCCGGAGAAGATTTAAATTTGGATGAAATCGCTTTGAGGGCTGATTTGGAGAGATTTTTTCTTACAATATATTATTTCTACTCATTCAGGCCAGAATATGGAAAGCTTTTCTGGGAAGACAAGGAATCGAATGCTTACGGTTTTATTGAATGGTCAGCAAAGTGCCATGATAGCTTGATGAAGTCATGCTTCTATTTGATGATTTCAAGTCTCTCGTGTGGTCTGGAGAACTCACTAAGCGTTTATCATTACTTTGTTGCAAATAACGATGTGACATGGGACTTAATGGCTCAATGCATAAAAAATTACATTGTGAAGATATGTAATTTAACTGCGAGGGTCCAGCAGAGACAACTAAAACGCGACTCAGAAGAAGTTGACTCTTCGCTTGTTGCATTAGAAGATGGTTTAAATGAAGAGGCAGTTATTTTCATTTCTTCATTATTTACTCTGATCGGGTCAGTCGCCAATaacattgaagaagacataAAGACTAAGCTTTCCAAACTTTATACTGAGCCGCTGTTCGAGTTCGCGAAACTAGAGACGCCATTAATTGGTGCTTGTTTCAAGACATTAAGCCACTTGGTGCCTTTCTCGGAAATAGAAAGATCATCTTTTTGGTATTCCCTGGATTCATTTATTTTCAAGACCGGTCAACCAACCATGGTGTCCGACTCCTACCGGTCGATATTTATGTCAAAGTTCACAAATTTTTCTGAGGTTGTTGGATTTTTAAGccttttccaaaagctTCTTGTCACTGGACCAAAAAAAGAATATGAGAGTTATATGGCTTTTGGAAAACTGGCCTTCCCAAGCAACCTGGGTCGAGGTTACAGAAAGGTGGGAATAAATCCATATTTTGATTATATTTTGCAGGAAGTGCTTGTCAACTCTGGTCAGTTACACGATTCTTTAAAAACAAGATGCATTCAATCTCAAATTCTTCACATAATGGaggaagctcttctttctttcgatTACAATGTGATTTTGAACTCAATAGCGGCGAGCGCCAATCTGGATAAGTTAGTGAGCGTTGGCAATTTTGCTACCTACATTCAGGAATGCCCAGCCACAATTGTTTTCAACTACATATTCACCGAAAAGGTTTACAAGAGCATTTTTGACATCGTTTCTATCGGGATTGATGATATTCACATCGAGTTGGATGGAGGCAATGAGCAATTGAAACTCATCAATTTGTCACTGAAAGTCCTGAACATTATCTTGGATTTCCAAGGTCCTTACATTGAAGAGTTTGTGCCAGTTATCAATAAGCAAGAAAACACAAGCTATTATATACCCAAAGATTTTGGTTTGCACGGCTTACGCTCCTTCTACGACGCTATTTTCTTCCATCTGTCAGTGGTTGCACATTTAGGTCTGTACGTTGGATTGAATAACTTTGATGTGGCATTGAACTCAGTTCGATTATTAGGGAAACTTGCTGCCCGTAATCCCGGTGAAAGTTCACCTTTTGCCGCGAAGAATACATTGTTGACTATATTTGACTCGGTTGACGAGTCAGCGCGCATCAAGGATGCGTTTATCTCACAGATAGAAAGAACAATCGATTGTGAGGAAGCTCTCACATTGAAAATCGAAATCCTGGACTTTATTAGAATGAACTTACCAGCTACCGAAGCGGATGTTACTATTTCCCATTTATTGCTTGGTTTTCAGGTATCAAACGTTATATCCACTGGGCCTAACCTTTCCACTTTTATCAATTCAGACAATTCCTTATTGAACTCAGTAGTCAACCTGATGGAAGCTTCTCTGCACAATGTTGATCGATCTTGTATTAATTATGCTCCAATGAGGTTAGCGGCTTTATCACTGAGTATAATAATGGTACTCTGCAGAAACTCTTTGACTTCACGCCTAGCGCTGGATTactttgttgaacatcGATTATTTGAGCTACTGGTTAGCCTGGATCCTCAGGCGGACGTAAATACGCTGTGGAACGGAAGAATGTTCAACTTGAgacaggaagaagagtttAAACAATCCGAATCACTAGGTGctcttctctcttttctAAGTTTTAGAactgagcttcttcaatatttGAGCTTATCGATCCACAGACTTGCTTCTAGCGGAAGAGGATCGCAGATCAGAGCACATACAGATTTGCTTATTTCTAACACATTGTATTCAGCAAGGGTATTTTCATTGATCAGCTCTCTTAACTATGGGGATATGTTACACCAAACAGTTCACTTAGATggcttgaaatttttcaaggACCTCCCCATTAAGCTTGATTTGGTAACGACAACAAAAAGCTGCCTTGGACACATTTATGACCTCAGCGCTGTCGATTCTTTGGCAGGCTTATCATGGCGGGTGAAGTCGAATCACTATACAGACTGTCTTTCGTCGTCTCCTGAAGCAATGGAGGAGTTAGACGTCATACACACAAAAATAACTAGCGTTCTAGCTCGTCAAAGTTTCGTGAAGGGCCAGCTCTCAATCCTCCACTCGTGGGCTCAATTGGTGGAAATTATAGCATCAGATGGTGAGCTTTCTTGTATGGATCGCTCAAATTTTATTTTAGAGGTTTTTGGCGCTATAATACCAAAAATCAACGACTACATCGAGTTCGATGTTTCTTTCTCCGAAGAACTTGTTTCACTAGCTGTAACACTTTTCGAAGTTTATCAAAAGGACAGGATGTCCGTAGACGGTTTCCAAACAATTGACAACAGGCTTTATAACCTCTTCAAAACGTGCATTCATGGCATCAATTCTCCACTGTCATCGTTTTCAATTAGGTCCAATTTTTACTTACTAGCCAATAGCTACCTGGTTCACGCCCTGGGAGACACAAAGCTTGCCAGACAAATTCTGCAAGACTTGAAAATGGGTAGCGAGGTTCTTGTGGAAGTCATATCCAAAGACGCCATTTACGGACAAGGCACAAACAGGATAACGAGCATCTTCTTACTAGATTCTTTGGTGCGTCTGGGAGACATCAACAAGGAAAATTTCATATTGGATTtcctgatgaagaaaacacAACTTCTTTTGATCATAAGGTCCCTCAAGAATATCAATGTCTTCTTAACCTCGCCTCAGAATAACGTTAGTATCGATGATCTGCTGTACGAGCTAACTGCATTTAAATCGGTAACATACCTACTGATACGAATTGCAGAAAATCGAAATGGAGCTCATGCATTAATACAGAACAAATTATTCCAAGTCATAGAAGATTGTTCAGCTTTACAATTAGATCCAGATTTAGGTCTGGATTTAGTCATCAATGAGTTGTCGGCTCAAAATTCTGGTCTACTATCCATCAATGTCAGCTTGGATAATCCATTATTTATGGGAAGAGACGCTTATGAGATTTCTCTCTTCGAGCTGATCGTTCCCATATTTCAATTAATTGCGGCTGTTCTGCTCAGTATGGGAAGTGCCAACCTTCGTGTGATGTCGGATGTCAAGAGCCTGCTAGTGAAGTTTAGAAAGCTCTCGATTGGAATTATGAAAAGggatgctttgaaagatatGAATGAAAAATACAGGCTTTCTGGCGTTGCTTCAGAGGGTCAAGAGCAGATGGTAAGGCTAATAGTGCTCCTATGTACCTTAACCGGCTATCGCGGTGAAGAAACAATTTGATACTAGTGATCTCCACAGGAATTTTCCTATTTGTGGATCTTTTTTCAGATACTGTACAATACAATTAATTAAATAACTTCATTTACTTATCGACTTGATCTTGTGTTCAAGGGTAGTGGAGCTTTCGTCAAGTGATTTCAAAGCGTCCAGATGCGAATTGAGAAGCTTCACTAAGTGTGTATTTTCATCGCCGTTGGTAAGATTCATAGTTGTCGCTTTGTTAAAGGTATTGCTAACTTCGTTTATCTCAGCGATCAACGATGAAAGGTTCAAGAAAAGACTATTGAGGTTCTCATCCAAAGTTTCAGCTGTATGATATGCTTGTTGCCTCTTCTGATCATTATTGTTAGCAGCACTATCTCcaactgaagaaagaacATCGGACAGTAGGGCATCCGTTTTCTGTTCATAGCTATCCAAAAATATTTCTAGCTCATCTTGTTGTCTTTCAATATATTCCAAAGATTGATCGATCCTATTCTGAGTTTGCTGAGCTGCTATAGTTTCAGAACAAAGTTGACTGATTTGTTCACCTCCCTTGACGAGTACTTGATCCCACTGGTTGACCTTTTTCGAAAAAGTGTCAAAATGAGAGGCTGTTCCAGCTAATTGTTCGGTCCATTTTGTTATTAAATCGTCCAATGTTTTGTTGTCCAAAGAAACCGGAGCCGGTTCCACGTTTT
The sequence above is drawn from the Torulaspora globosa chromosome 5, complete sequence genome and encodes:
- the SRP102 gene encoding Signal recognition particle receptor subunit beta (ancestral locus Anc_5.263); amino-acid sequence: MVQSGLEMFSNSVLLALILVLLTSSFLLILQRNTGKLIWNAKSGSKNRQPTFIIAGPSGSGKSCLYNLMTTGKLKTTVTSQETSVASGFKLSESVKVRLMAFPGHLKLRGKLFDEIRDSTNIKGLVFVIDATVDPKQLTKTAEFLFQILQLTERRKDGVDILLACNKSEMFTARPALKIREVLEQEIEKIIIRKQKSLETVTGPIAGHHQSNENHEIGQEDAVDFATGNGFSFDVLEGNVDAFEGSVLKRDIEKWECWMEERAVN
- a CDS encoding uncharacterized protein (ancestral locus Anc_5.262): MNRFLLLTALLIYYAIWLLLPVLELDGKLRAFPLPSIYAVFLPIALLIIGFTIVGSFLGMMLLLDSKEYST
- the NUP192 gene encoding Nup192p (ancestral locus Anc_5.261), giving the protein MNWSSAKFESLYNGIESAELDRKLFDEILPDLQDLNLNHDKCKNSSSRSQLEKGEVTFSDGSTYKINQEFMIAAIAVSDELNLDEIVVCEMMINDTGARSSETGEELSLINRAKVNYFMRRQFILQLTAFLINCVEEDNPIYVDLLANGKLVVNVLKAFRFIHSQLADIKQLISKARILDNYHALEKRNVKFKRDFLLKEYDILGQILCGLMVKGDFLSREHLMNLINHVCEMHSNDFFIVYYLPAIFCAFGNLDKLPDKDVRSIHDQFIKDLRSEEIYTNPIKVSLIFVFLSYFIGWCKSDPSERANTMDFTVAVDEPMTRAVEYGAMELLLIFAAETSMVEKDASFGLYYDVRSLLERHLPRLIPIQLLDSDTTIQQQQSQLHNNPSDSTYTAPNSHDTKDRAFECISLSEGTESFFLTMFHDVLRSIIADCAFLLTKIKDAEEDSLLSGEDLNLDEIALRADLERFFLTIYYFYSFRPEYGKLFWEDKESNAYGFIEWSAKCHDSLMKSCFYLMISSLSCGLENSLSVYHYFVANNDVTWDLMAQCIKNYIVKICNLTARVQQRQLKRDSEEVDSSLVALEDGLNEEAVIFISSLFTLIGSVANNIEEDIKTKLSKLYTEPLFEFAKLETPLIGACFKTLSHLVPFSEIERSSFWYSLDSFIFKTGQPTMVSDSYRSIFMSKFTNFSEVVGFLSLFQKLLVTGPKKEYESYMAFGKLAFPSNLGRGYRKVGINPYFDYILQEVLVNSGQLHDSLKTRCIQSQILHIMEEALLSFDYNVILNSIAASANLDKLVSVGNFATYIQECPATIVFNYIFTEKVYKSIFDIVSIGIDDIHIELDGGNEQLKLINLSLKVLNIILDFQGPYIEEFVPVINKQENTSYYIPKDFGLHGLRSFYDAIFFHLSVVAHLGLYVGLNNFDVALNSVRLLGKLAARNPGESSPFAAKNTLLTIFDSVDESARIKDAFISQIERTIDCEEALTLKIEILDFIRMNLPATEADVTISHLLLGFQVSNVISTGPNLSTFINSDNSLLNSVVNLMEASLHNVDRSCINYAPMRLAALSLSIIMVLCRNSLTSRLALDYFVEHRLFELLVSLDPQADVNTLWNGRMFNLRQEEEFKQSESLGALLSFLSFRTELLQYLSLSIHRLASSGRGSQIRAHTDLLISNTLYSARVFSLISSLNYGDMLHQTVHLDGLKFFKDLPIKLDLVTTTKSCLGHIYDLSAVDSLAGLSWRVKSNHYTDCLSSSPEAMEELDVIHTKITSVLARQSFVKGQLSILHSWAQLVEIIASDGELSCMDRSNFILEVFGAIIPKINDYIEFDVSFSEELVSLAVTLFEVYQKDRMSVDGFQTIDNRLYNLFKTCIHGINSPLSSFSIRSNFYLLANSYLVHALGDTKLARQILQDLKMGSEVLVEVISKDAIYGQGTNRITSIFLLDSLVRLGDINKENFILDFLMKKTQLLLIIRSLKNINVFLTSPQNNVSIDDLLYELTAFKSVTYLLIRIAENRNGAHALIQNKLFQVIEDCSALQLDPDLGLDLVINELSAQNSGLLSINVSLDNPLFMGRDAYEISLFELIVPIFQLIAAVLLSMGSANLRVMSDVKSLLVKFRKLSIGIMKRDALKDMNEKYRLSGVASEGQEQMVRLIVLLCTLTGYRGEETI